In Methylotenera mobilis JLW8, the following are encoded in one genomic region:
- the purU gene encoding formyltetrahydrofolate deformylase, with protein sequence MKNTATLLITCPDTKGIVAAIADFLLQHNANILHADQHQDAENNLFLMRVEWDFNGFNLDEASFDQAFSVVANKFSMQWQLKLSQHKTRVAIMVSQYDHCLADLLHRHKSGELACEIPLVISNHRDTESLVKFYGIDFHHIQVTKDNKAQAEAAQFKLFADYDIDLIVLARYMQILSPDFVARYPQRIINIHHSFLPAFIGARPYHRAFERGVKLIGATSHYVTEVLDEGPIIEQGIDRISHRDQVEDLIQKGRDLERVVLSKAVSWHIENRILLYANKTVIFD encoded by the coding sequence ATGAAAAATACTGCAACCCTACTGATTACTTGCCCAGACACTAAAGGCATCGTCGCAGCCATCGCTGATTTCTTACTTCAGCACAATGCCAATATTTTACACGCAGACCAGCATCAAGATGCGGAAAATAATCTATTTTTAATGCGCGTGGAATGGGATTTCAACGGCTTTAATTTAGATGAAGCTAGCTTTGATCAGGCATTCTCTGTAGTTGCCAACAAATTCAGTATGCAGTGGCAGCTTAAGCTATCCCAGCATAAAACGCGTGTTGCTATCATGGTATCGCAGTATGACCATTGCTTGGCTGATTTGTTGCATAGACACAAAAGCGGTGAGCTGGCCTGTGAAATTCCATTGGTGATTAGTAATCACCGTGATACCGAAAGTCTAGTTAAATTCTACGGCATAGATTTTCACCATATCCAAGTCACCAAAGACAATAAAGCGCAAGCTGAGGCTGCACAATTTAAACTATTTGCCGATTACGATATTGATTTAATCGTGCTTGCGCGCTACATGCAGATTCTGTCACCGGATTTTGTGGCACGTTATCCACAGCGCATTATCAATATCCACCACTCTTTCCTGCCGGCCTTTATTGGTGCACGCCCTTATCACCGTGCCTTTGAGCGCGGTGTGAAATTGATTGGCGCCACCAGTCATTACGTGACCGAGGTGCTGGACGAAGGCCCGATTATTGAGCAAGGCATAGACCGTATCTCACATCGTGATCAAGTGGAAGACTTGATTCAAAAAGGGCGTGATTTGGAGCGTGTGGTGCTATCTAAAGCGGTGAGCTGGCATATTGAAAACCGTATTCTGCTATACGCAAACAAGACGGTGATTTTTGACTAG
- the ispH gene encoding 4-hydroxy-3-methylbut-2-enyl diphosphate reductase, with translation MNSEQSTLNPLSSITPNDAAIVLANPRGFCAGVDRAIIIVEQALEKFGAPIYVRHEVVHNKFVVDELRAKGAVFVEELDEIPTGSIVIFSAHGVSKAVRAEAESRGLTAYDATCPLVTKVHIEVEKMRKAGMEIVMIGHKGHPEVEGTMGQVEQAGNSNTGMYLVETPEDVTALTVKDPSKLAYVTQTTLSMDDAALVINALKEKFPQVNAPKSDDICYATQNRQDAVKIMAQDCDLVIIVGSPNSSNSNRLREVAKNQGIEAYMVDNASYLKPEWLVNKKKVGVSAGASAPEVLVQEVIAQLQRFGAGNVQELQGVVESVVFQLPKNLTSAAKTAR, from the coding sequence ATGAACAGCGAACAATCTACGCTTAACCCTCTGAGCAGTATCACGCCGAACGATGCAGCCATCGTGCTCGCCAACCCGCGTGGCTTCTGTGCAGGCGTCGATCGTGCAATTATTATTGTAGAACAGGCGTTAGAGAAATTTGGCGCACCGATTTATGTGCGTCACGAAGTGGTGCATAACAAGTTTGTCGTAGACGAGCTACGTGCCAAAGGTGCCGTGTTTGTTGAAGAGCTGGATGAAATCCCTACCGGCAGTATTGTGATTTTTAGCGCACACGGTGTATCTAAAGCGGTAAGAGCAGAAGCAGAGTCACGCGGGCTCACTGCCTACGATGCCACTTGCCCGCTAGTGACCAAAGTACATATTGAAGTAGAGAAAATGCGTAAAGCCGGCATGGAAATCGTCATGATAGGGCACAAAGGCCACCCTGAAGTTGAGGGCACCATGGGGCAGGTTGAGCAGGCAGGCAACAGCAATACTGGCATGTACTTAGTGGAAACGCCGGAAGACGTTACCGCACTCACTGTGAAGGACCCGAGCAAGCTGGCTTACGTTACACAAACCACGCTTTCTATGGATGATGCAGCGCTGGTGATTAATGCGCTTAAGGAAAAATTCCCGCAAGTTAATGCGCCTAAGAGCGATGATATTTGCTACGCCACACAGAACCGCCAAGACGCGGTAAAAATCATGGCGCAAGATTGCGACTTGGTCATTATCGTAGGCTCACCCAATAGCTCAAACTCCAATCGCTTGCGTGAAGTAGCAAAGAATCAGGGCATAGAAGCGTACATGGTGGATAACGCCAGCTATTTAAAACCAGAATGGTTAGTGAACAAGAAAAAAGTAGGCGTGTCCGCCGGCGCATCTGCGCCTGAAGTGTTGGTGCAAGAAGTGATTGCACAATTACAGCGCTTTGGTGCAGGTAACGTACAGGAATTACAGGGCGTAGTAGAAAGCGTAGTGTTTCAGCTGCCTAAAAACCTGACCAGTGCAGCCAAGACCGCCCGATAA
- the nudB gene encoding dihydroneopterin triphosphate diphosphatase: protein MKTYKTPVSALVLIYTPDLQVLIMERADKAGYWQSVTGSVEGDETPQQAAARELAEETGLDATQYTLENWKVSNVYEIYPHWRHRYAPGVTENREHLFGLMLPSALPVKLAPNEHLQYQWVDWREAAKRVFSWTNVDALRRLGERHQLTLEDLTLENKE from the coding sequence TTGAAAACTTATAAAACCCCAGTCTCTGCACTTGTGCTGATCTACACGCCGGATTTACAAGTATTGATTATGGAACGTGCAGATAAAGCTGGGTACTGGCAATCGGTCACCGGTAGCGTAGAAGGTGACGAAACCCCGCAACAGGCTGCGGCCCGTGAGTTGGCTGAAGAAACTGGCTTAGATGCAACACAATATACGCTGGAAAACTGGAAGGTATCTAATGTATATGAAATTTACCCTCACTGGCGCCATCGCTATGCCCCTGGTGTCACTGAAAATCGCGAGCACTTATTTGGCTTGATGCTACCCAGTGCCTTGCCTGTTAAGCTAGCACCTAACGAACATTTGCAATATCAATGGGTCGATTGGCGTGAAGCTGCAAAACGGGTGTTTTCCTGGACCAACGTAGATGCATTAAGACGATTAGGTGAACGACATCAATTAACTTTAGAAGACTTAACCTTAGAAAACAAGGAATAA
- the nadA gene encoding quinolinate synthase NadA yields MSIATIPAAPIKFDKFQAADDADCQRRIIAAKEKLGKRLVILGHHYQHESVYRHADYTGDSLKLSRYTENLDAEYIVFLGVHFMAEVADILSRPEQIAILPDLAAGCSMADMANLAKVERSYRELNKVLNFDEQITPITYINSAADLKAFCGEHGGIVCTSTNATKILEWGFAQREKVLFFPDQNLGRWSGYKMGIPLEQMPVWDPDQPLGGLTVEQIKNAKILLWKGHCAVHQMFRLQNIERFRAEHPDGFVISHPEAPFEVCQHSDYVGSTEYILKTISDAPANTKWLVGTELNLVNRLAEQMKPEGKLVQFMSHVVCECSTMARIDPQHLAWVLENLVEGKVVNQIKVPAHEAKLAKLTLDRMLAAS; encoded by the coding sequence ATGTCTATTGCAACCATACCAGCAGCACCAATTAAATTCGATAAATTTCAAGCAGCAGATGACGCTGATTGCCAGCGCCGCATCATTGCCGCCAAAGAGAAATTAGGTAAGCGCCTTGTTATTTTAGGCCACCATTACCAACATGAGAGCGTGTACCGTCATGCGGACTACACCGGCGACTCGCTCAAGCTCTCACGCTATACCGAGAATCTGGACGCTGAATACATCGTGTTTTTAGGCGTGCATTTCATGGCTGAAGTCGCGGATATTTTAAGCCGCCCAGAGCAAATTGCGATTCTGCCCGACCTTGCCGCGGGCTGCTCTATGGCCGATATGGCTAACCTTGCCAAAGTGGAGCGCAGCTACCGTGAGCTGAACAAAGTACTTAACTTTGATGAGCAAATCACTCCAATTACCTACATTAACTCTGCCGCAGACCTTAAGGCGTTTTGCGGCGAGCATGGCGGCATCGTCTGCACCAGCACCAACGCAACAAAAATATTGGAATGGGGTTTTGCACAACGCGAAAAAGTGCTGTTCTTCCCAGACCAAAACCTAGGCCGCTGGAGTGGCTATAAAATGGGCATCCCACTAGAGCAGATGCCGGTATGGGATCCAGACCAACCGCTAGGCGGCCTAACTGTAGAGCAAATCAAGAACGCGAAGATTCTTCTATGGAAAGGGCACTGTGCTGTGCACCAGATGTTCCGCCTGCAAAATATAGAGAGATTCCGTGCCGAACACCCGGATGGCTTTGTGATTTCGCACCCAGAAGCGCCGTTTGAAGTTTGTCAGCACTCTGACTACGTGGGCTCTACCGAGTATATTTTGAAAACCATCAGCGATGCCCCCGCCAACACTAAATGGCTAGTAGGCACAGAATTAAACCTAGTGAACCGTCTTGCTGAACAAATGAAGCCTGAAGGTAAACTGGTGCAGTTTATGAGCCACGTAGTGTGCGAATGCTCAACCATGGCACGTATAGACCCGCAACACTTGGCTTGGGTGCTGGAGAATTTGGTAGAAGGCAAAGTGGTCAACCAAATTAAAGTACCTGCGCACGAGGCTAAATTGGCTAAATTGACCTTAGACCGCATGTTGGCTGCATCTTAG
- a CDS encoding HIT family protein: protein MTCPLCGPTPHEILWLDDFCRVVLLNDADYPAYCRVELLEHVKEMSDLPPQDRARMMKVVFAVETALRMVFNPDKINLASLGNKTPHIHWHVIPRYEHDKHFPNSHWGQAVREHNASLLNATTKQTLADTINTLIKCALKAS, encoded by the coding sequence TTGACTTGTCCATTATGCGGGCCTACACCCCATGAAATCTTATGGTTAGATGATTTCTGCCGAGTGGTATTGCTTAACGATGCAGACTACCCAGCCTATTGCCGTGTAGAGTTGCTAGAACACGTTAAAGAAATGTCCGACTTACCACCGCAAGACCGGGCACGCATGATGAAAGTGGTATTTGCGGTGGAAACCGCGCTAAGAATGGTGTTCAATCCGGACAAAATCAACTTAGCTAGCCTAGGCAATAAAACCCCGCATATTCACTGGCATGTGATTCCGCGCTATGAACATGACAAACACTTCCCGAACTCACACTGGGGGCAAGCAGTGCGCGAACACAATGCCTCACTACTTAATGCAACAACTAAGCAAACGCTAGCTGACACTATAAACACATTGATTAAATGTGCGCTTAAAGCAAGTTAA